The DNA region TGATCGCGGACATGGTGTTCGCGATCTGGGCGATCTGCACGTTCGTGTACGACACGCCGTTGGTCCAGCTCGACGGCGTCGTGAAGGCATTGGCCGTCGCGATCGTGGCGGCCGACTGCAGCTTCGCGATCGCGGCGTCCCGCATCTCCTTGCGGTTCGAGAACGCCAGCGTCGAGAGGTCCGTCGTCTCGTCGACGATGTACCCCTTGTCGTAGTTGAGCGCGATGTAGCTGAGCGTGGCGCCGAGCATGAGCTCGGCGACGGCCTCGGAGCGCTTCGTGTCGGCCACGTTGTTGATCACGGTGCCGGTCACGCGGATCGCCTTCAGCACGTCCACCGCCGACGAGACGGCGGAGTACATGCCCACCCACGGCACTTCCATGGAGGTGCGGCCGGCGGCGGCGTTGTCGTTCTGCCAGGGGCGCGTGAGGCGCTTGCCGTCGGCGTCGATGCTGGAATAGAAGTTCATGTTCCAGTTGTTCCACGACGCCGAGAACGACTGGGCCTGCGTGACCAGCACGCAGTTGCCCTCGCACCCGTCGTACGTGTTGAACCAGGTGCGCATGGTACCGCCCGCGACGGCCTCGAGGGCCGCCGGGTCGGCGAGCGCACGCTTGGCGTCCGGCTGGTTCGGGTTTTCGACATCCAGTGAGCCGCAGCCGGCAAGCGACAGGGTCGCCAGCACGCCCGCAGCACCCATGAATCGGGTCATCTTCATCGGGTATATCTCCAGTGTTGGCGAGAGGATCAGAAGCCGAGTTCGAGCATCATCGTGAACGTGCGGTACGCGGGATACGTGAAGTAGTCCACGCGGTAGCCGAACGGGCTGCCATCGCCGCCCGGGCCCGTCACGTCAGGATCGTAGCCCGAGTACTTCGTGTGCGTCCACAGGTTGCGGCCGACGATACCGACGCGGGCCGTCTCCAGGCCGCCCACGCGCAGCGAGCGCATGATCGACTTCGGGATCTGGTAGTTCAGGGCCAGCTCGCGCAGGCGGACGAAGCCACCGTCTTCCACGAACTTGCTGTTCGGGTCGAAGTTGTTGTAGAAGGCCTGGAAGAAGCCCTGCGGCTTCTTGACCGCCGCGTTGCGCTGGTCGAAGTCCGTGTCGCGCAGCTCGTTGTACGGCCACTGGCGGGTGTAGTTGTAGATCTGGCCGCCCTTCTGCCAGGTCACCACGCCGTTCATCGTGAAGCCCTTCCACTGCAGCGTGTTGCTGAAGCCCATCGTGAAGTCGGGGTTCACGTCGCCGATCGGGCGCAGCGCCACGCCGTTCGCATCGAAGTACTTGAGCGGGCGCTCTGCGGCCGTGCCGTACGCGCTCTTGGCGACGTAGTAGCCCAGCTCGTTCAGCTGGTAGTCCGAGGCCGTGCCCGTGAGGGTGCCGTTCGTGATGTTCGTCGCCAGCTGGTCCGCCGTGCGGATCCAGTCGGAGCCGTAGATCACGCCGAAGGTCTGGCCGGCGGCGACGCGGAAGATGCGCGTGTTGCCGTCGTTCGGGTCGGGGCCCACCAGGAAGTCGGCCACGTTCAGCTCGGTGATCTTCGAGCGCGTGCGGTCACCGGTGATGTTCAGGCGCCAGAAGAAATCCTTCTTCGAGGCCAGCACGGCGCCGAAGGCGAATTCGTGGGTGGCGCCGTCGAGCGTGGCGGCGTTCACCCAGGTGTTCTGGTAGCCCGTGCCCGACGAGGTCGGGACCTTCAGGATCTGGTCACGCGTGTTCTTCTTCGAGTAGCTGTACTCGAAGCTGTAATTCCGCAGGAAGTTGATGTTGAACCCGGCCTCGGTCTCCTGCGAGAAGGCCGGCTTCAGGTTCGGGTTGCCGAGCGTGACCTTCGACGGGCTGCCGCCGTCGATCGAGAACGTCTCGTACTGCGCATCGAACTGCGGGCGCAGGCCGGCGGTGCCGTAGGACACGCGCAGCTTGCCCTCGTCCACGCCCGGGATCTTGAAGTCCTCGGTGAAGCGCCAGGCGCCCGAGGCGCGGACATACGTGGCGCTGCGGTTCTCGGAGCCGAACAGCGACGAGGCGTCGCGCCGCACGAGACCGTCGATCACGTAGCGATCCTTGATGTCGAACGTCGTGATCGCGAAGTAGTTCTGGTTGCGGATCGTCTGCGACTCGGACGTCGGGACGTTCGGGGCATTCAGGTCACCCTTCGCCGCCGCGCCGAACTCGGTCACGCCGCCCACCGTCAGCTTGTTCGCCTCGACGCGCAGGAAGTTCACCGCCTGGTCCTCGTAGACCGTCGCCAGCTTGGTCGTGTTCGTCAACCAGCCGAACGTCTTCGTGGCCGTCAGCGTCGCGCCGGTGTTGAAGGCGCGGTTCCCGGTGTAGCGCTGGCTCAGGTAGCCCTGGCCCGTGCCACCGATCGAGTTCAGGAAGCCGATCGGGATCAGGTTCTTGTTGTTCCGCGTGCTCTGGTCGTAGTTGAAGTTGCCTTCCGCCGTCAGCCACTCGAACGGCCGGTAGCTCACCTTGGCCGTGCCGGTGAAGCGGTTGCGGTCTTCGGAGATCGTCTGGTTGGCCAGGCGGTACAGCGGGTTCGACAGGTTGCCCGACGAGGGGGGCTGGCGGATGGCGGCCAGGTACGGCGTGCCGTCCGCGTTGTTCGCCGTGATGTCGATGTTCGGCTCCAGGAACCGGACGCCGAAGAACAGGCTGCCCTCGTTCGTCTGGTCGTTCGTGGACCGGCCGTAGAACATGCCGGTCGACAGGTTGATCTTCTCCGTGATCGCCTGGTCCACGTTGATGCGGAAGTTCTGGCGGCTGTAGCCCTTGAGCAGGGTCAGCACGCCCGTCTCCTGCGTGTTCTGCACCGAGGCGTTGAAGTTCGTGCCGCCCTTGCGCTGGCCGATCGAGATGTAGTTCGTCATCGTCGCGCCGGGCTTGAACACGGCCCCGAGCGCGTCGTACACGACCGGATAGCTGTTGTCCGAGATGTCGTCCGGCTCGGAGATGCGCTGGCCGTTGTCATCGAGCTTGAAGCCGCGCGACAGGCCGGTGGTGTTCGACGGGTCGAGCTGGAACGCCGTCGAGGTGTTCAGGCCGACCTTCTTCGGCAGGTAGCTCTGGCCGTACTCGTTGCGGAACTGGAAGTTCACCTGGCCTTCGGACAGGTTCGCGCCGCGCTTGGTGAAGATCTGGATCACGCCGTTCGCCGCATCGGAGCCGTAGAGCGAGCTCGCGGCCGCGCCCTTGATCACCTCGACGTGGTCGATGTCCTGCGAGTTGATGTCCGCCAGGCCGAGACGGGTGATGGTGCCGTCCACGATGATCAGCGGGTTCTGGCTGCCCGTCAGCGACGTGGCCGAGCGGAGCCGGATCGCCGGCTCACCACCGGGCGAGCCACTCACGGCCGTCACGCTGGCACCAGCCACGCGGCCGGCCAGGCTGCCCACCGGCGAGATCGCCGGCACTTCCTTGATCGCGGTGTTGTCCACCACCGCCACGGCAAAGGCCGTCTTCTTCTGGCTCGTCGCGTCCGACACGCCCGTCACGACCACCTGGTCGAGGTTGAGCACGTCACGCTCGAGGTCGAAGTCGCGGTCCACGCGACCCGGCGCGATGGCAATCGCCACCCGCTTCGGCTTGTAGCCGATGTAGCGCACCACGAAGTTCAGCGTCCGGCCACGGTAGCGCGTTGCATCGATGGTGAAGCTGTACCGACCATCGGCCGACGTGTTGGAACCGACACCGATCTCGGGAATGCCGACACTGGCGCCGCCGATCGGCTGCCCCTGCGTCGTCACCCGTCCCGCAAATACGGCCGCCTGCGCCGCCGCGACTTGTGCCCCTGCGGTCATTGCCGCAATCGCTGCGGCAAACCTCAGGGACTTGTTGAACAAGACACCGGCCATTGGGGTACCTCTTGGGATGGAGGAGTGGACCGCGACTGCAACCACGACGTGAACTGCGGCGGCACGGAGAAGCGACATGTCGGCCTCGCCCCTGTGGACCAGGGGTGAAACCGGCACGCCGGATCGCGCGTATACCGTTCCTGTGCGGCCGGCCAGCTTCAGCCGGGCAACGCTTCGTTACCAGTATCATCCCGAATTCACGCGGGGGCAATGGCGCGTCCGCTCGAGTTTTTGCGGCCGGGCTCGCTTGACGCTCCCCCCCGCGCTTGACCCCTCCGCGCGCGCCGGCCACGTTCCACCGCGTGACGCCCCTCGTCCCCCGCCTCCTGCTGGCGACTGTGCTGGTCGCCCTCTCCCCGCCTGTCACGGCGTGGGCGCAGGCGCGCAACGCCCGGCTCTCCGGCGCTGTCGTCGACAAGTCCAGCGGCTCGCCCCTGCCTGGCGCCACGGTCGTCGTCCTGGGCGACGGCCGCATCAAGACCACCGACTCGACCGGGGTGTTCCTCTTCGATCGCCTCCCCTCCGGCATCGCCCGCTTCCTCGTCCGCCACCCCGCGTTCCCGGCCGGCGCGCTCATCGTCGCCCTCGCCCCGGGCGAGATCATGGCGCACAACGTCGAGCTCGATTCGACCTCGGTCGAGGCGCAGCGACAGGCACGGCGCGACGCAGCAGCCCAGGCCGCTGCGCAGGCGCCAGCCACCCGCGCCGCCAACGGACAGGTCCTGGCCCCGGTGCTGGTCGAAGCCGAACGGTCCCGCGGCCCACGCTTCGCCAACTTCGAGCGGCGCCAGAAAACCGGGTCCGGACAGTACCTCGTGCGCGAGCAGATCGAACAGGGCGGCTTCTCCACCCTGCAGGACATCGCCCGCAGCCTGCGAGGCGTGAACGTGGAATGTTCAGGCGGCCCGAACGGGTGCCAGATCCGCATGGTCCGCGCCCCGATGCGATGCTTCCCCGAATACGTCGTCGATGACAACCTCGACAACGTCTTCGGGCCACTCGTCTCGGTGCGCGACATCGAGGCGATGGAGGTCTACACCGGCCCCGCCGACGTGCCGGGTGAGTACGCGGGCCGCAACGCCGGCTGCGGCGTGATCGTGATCTGGACCCGCTCCGGCCCGCCGCGCAAGAAGAAGTAGCCGCCGCTCGACCGGCTACCGGCGTCGGACCACCACCTCGCGCTGGTCCGACGCCACCGGCTCCACCTGCTCACGGCCATCCGGCCACCGCACCCAGACCCCGGTCATCCGGGTGGTCCGTGCGAGCACCTGCGCCGCGGCGTCCATCGACCAGTAGCCGCTGCCGGCGCGCAGCACCCGCACCGGCCCGCGCCGCGTCCCCGACACCACCGCCACCTGCGCCCCGATCGCGAGCGGGTTCGACGGCAGACCCTCCAGCCGCACCCGCACCCCAGGCGTCGCCCGGGCGTTGCGCCACAGTGTCATCGGCCCGCCGTTCTGCGACACGGCCAGGTCCACGCGCCCGTCGCCATCGTAGTCGGCGGCCGCCGCGCCACGCTGGTCACCCGGCACCGAGATGCCGCTCTGCTGCACCGTCTGCGCACGAAAGCTCCCCGCGCCATCGCCAAGCAGGAGCAGGCCGACGCCGGCGTCGAAGCGCATGGTGTTGATCTCGGTGGGATGGAAGTTCTGCGCGAGAAACAGGTCCTCCGCCCCGTCACCATCGAAGTCCGCCACCACGCTGCCGAACGACGGCGCCAGCTGCGCGGCGGTCGGCAGGGGACGCGCCTCGAAATGGTCGCCGCGATTGAGCAGCAGCACGTGGTCGAACGTGGTGGCCCCCACCCGCACCGCCTGCGCCGCCGCCGGCCCCAGCACGGTTTCCACGTCCGCCGCCGCGAACTCGGCGAACGTCGCGAACGTCGCCTTCACCGACGGCAGCGCCGCCCCGATGCGCGCGAAGCCGTCCAGCGGCATCTCGCGCTGCGTCCGCGCGTCGCGCTGCGCGAAGAGCAGGCCGAGGCGGTCGCCGTCCATGCGGGCCACGAACAGCGCATACGGCGCCGCCTCGCTCGCCTTCCACGGCACGTTGCGGCCCCAGCTCGTGGCGACGAGGTCGAGCTTGCCGTCCCCGTCGAAGTCGCCGGCGTTGACACCGTTCCAGCGGCTCGAGCGCGTGCGCAGCCCCATCGCCTCGGTCACGTCGCGGAAGGTGCCGTTGTCGTTGTGCAACACGCGCACCGGCCCGAACTCCACCGCCAGCACCAGCTCCGGCTTCGCGTCGCCATCCAGGTCCGCGAACAGTGCCGATGACACGAGGCCGAGCGCCGACATCGCCCGCGCGTTGGCCGGGTCGTCGGTGAAGGTGCCATCCGGTTGGCCAAGCAGGAGGCGGGAGCGCGCGGGGAGCGGCCAGAGGCCCGGAATGACCCGCGCCCCGACGAACAGGTCCGGCACGCCATCGCCGTTCACGTCGGCCATCGCCAGCGGCCCGATGCTGGCGGCATCACCGGCCACCGCCGGCACCGGCGCCCCGATGCGCGAGCCGGCGGCGAAGGTCAGCACCGCTGGCATCG from Gemmatimonadaceae bacterium includes:
- a CDS encoding carboxypeptidase regulatory-like domain-containing protein — translated: MTPLVPRLLLATVLVALSPPVTAWAQARNARLSGAVVDKSSGSPLPGATVVVLGDGRIKTTDSTGVFLFDRLPSGIARFLVRHPAFPAGALIVALAPGEIMAHNVELDSTSVEAQRQARRDAAAQAAAQAPATRAANGQVLAPVLVEAERSRGPRFANFERRQKTGSGQYLVREQIEQGGFSTLQDIARSLRGVNVECSGGPNGCQIRMVRAPMRCFPEYVVDDNLDNVFGPLVSVRDIEAMEVYTGPADVPGEYAGRNAGCGVIVIWTRSGPPRKKK
- a CDS encoding SusC/RagA family TonB-linked outer membrane protein, translating into MTAGAQVAAAQAAVFAGRVTTQGQPIGGASVGIPEIGVGSNTSADGRYSFTIDATRYRGRTLNFVVRYIGYKPKRVAIAIAPGRVDRDFDLERDVLNLDQVVVTGVSDATSQKKTAFAVAVVDNTAIKEVPAISPVGSLAGRVAGASVTAVSGSPGGEPAIRLRSATSLTGSQNPLIIVDGTITRLGLADINSQDIDHVEVIKGAAASSLYGSDAANGVIQIFTKRGANLSEGQVNFQFRNEYGQSYLPKKVGLNTSTAFQLDPSNTTGLSRGFKLDDNGQRISEPDDISDNSYPVVYDALGAVFKPGATMTNYISIGQRKGGTNFNASVQNTQETGVLTLLKGYSRQNFRINVDQAITEKINLSTGMFYGRSTNDQTNEGSLFFGVRFLEPNIDITANNADGTPYLAAIRQPPSSGNLSNPLYRLANQTISEDRNRFTGTAKVSYRPFEWLTAEGNFNYDQSTRNNKNLIPIGFLNSIGGTGQGYLSQRYTGNRAFNTGATLTATKTFGWLTNTTKLATVYEDQAVNFLRVEANKLTVGGVTEFGAAAKGDLNAPNVPTSESQTIRNQNYFAITTFDIKDRYVIDGLVRRDASSLFGSENRSATYVRASGAWRFTEDFKIPGVDEGKLRVSYGTAGLRPQFDAQYETFSIDGGSPSKVTLGNPNLKPAFSQETEAGFNINFLRNYSFEYSYSKKNTRDQILKVPTSSGTGYQNTWVNAATLDGATHEFAFGAVLASKKDFFWRLNITGDRTRSKITELNVADFLVGPDPNDGNTRIFRVAAGQTFGVIYGSDWIRTADQLATNITNGTLTGTASDYQLNELGYYVAKSAYGTAAERPLKYFDANGVALRPIGDVNPDFTMGFSNTLQWKGFTMNGVVTWQKGGQIYNYTRQWPYNELRDTDFDQRNAAVKKPQGFFQAFYNNFDPNSKFVEDGGFVRLRELALNYQIPKSIMRSLRVGGLETARVGIVGRNLWTHTKYSGYDPDVTGPGGDGSPFGYRVDYFTYPAYRTFTMMLELGF